From the genome of Terriglobales bacterium, one region includes:
- a CDS encoding GlsB/YeaQ/YmgE family stress response membrane protein yields MEHSLLGWILIGIIAGWLAGTVTRGGGFGLIADLFLGLIGAVLGGWIFSKLGIAYGGFIGSLAAATVGAVTLVGAARLVARA; encoded by the coding sequence ATGGAGCATTCATTACTGGGATGGATTCTCATTGGGATCATCGCCGGCTGGTTGGCAGGAACTGTCACTCGTGGGGGCGGCTTCGGGCTTATTGCGGACCTGTTCTTAGGCCTCATCGGCGCCGTCCTGGGCGGCTGGATTTTCAGCAAGCTGGGCATCGCGTACGGCGGTTTTATTGGCAGCCTGGCCGCGGCCACGGTGGGAGCGGTGACTCTGGTGGGCGCAGCGCGGCTGGTTGCCAGGGCCTGA